A single Oligoflexia bacterium DNA region contains:
- a CDS encoding MerR family transcriptional regulator, with product MDELIPLVSEKQDQVSDAADIEMSSSSIIQSEGDGDNKDPIIDLGEIARMIPDKMAYKIGEVAELAGLKTYVLRYWESEFDALNPQKSAFNQRMYSRRDVETVLLIKKLLYDEKFSIAGAKKKINELRRELKVEKQWIEVSDRVELATIRISELVTEINSLKSLFN from the coding sequence ATGGATGAATTGATTCCTCTAGTATCTGAAAAACAAGATCAAGTGTCGGACGCTGCCGATATCGAGATGTCGAGTTCTTCGATTATTCAATCTGAAGGTGATGGGGATAACAAAGATCCAATAATTGATCTTGGTGAAATTGCCCGCATGATTCCTGATAAAATGGCTTATAAAATCGGTGAAGTGGCAGAGCTTGCAGGTTTAAAAACCTACGTGCTTCGTTACTGGGAATCTGAGTTTGATGCTTTGAATCCTCAGAAATCAGCGTTTAATCAGCGTATGTACTCGCGCCGTGATGTTGAGACCGTGTTGTTAATAAAAAAACTTCTCTATGACGAAAAATTTTCTATTGCGGGTGCAAAAAAGAAAATCAATGAACTTCGTCGTGAATTAAAAGTCGAAAAACAATGGATCGAAGTCAGTGATCGCGTTGAATTGGCTACAATTCGTATTTCTGAATTGGTTACTGAAATCAATTCACTCAAAAGTCTTTTTAACTAA
- a CDS encoding integration host factor subunit alpha, translating into MTKADIVEKVYEKIGFSKKESSELVEQVFNTMKTVLEQGEKIKISGFGNFVVRQKKERIGRNPQTGSQITISARKVLTFRPSQVLKAMLNGEDITGLTDDDDDDETDE; encoded by the coding sequence ATGACCAAGGCGGATATCGTCGAAAAGGTATATGAAAAGATTGGCTTTTCGAAGAAAGAATCCTCTGAACTCGTTGAGCAAGTTTTTAACACGATGAAAACCGTTCTTGAACAAGGCGAGAAAATCAAAATTTCTGGATTCGGAAATTTTGTTGTTCGTCAGAAAAAAGAACGTATCGGACGTAATCCACAAACAGGCAGTCAAATCACAATCAGTGCTCGCAAGGTTTTAACGTTTAGGCCCAGTCAGGTCTTAAAGGCTATGCTTAATGGTGAGGATATCACCGGCCTCACAGATGATGACGACGATGATGAAACTGACGAATAA
- the pheT gene encoding phenylalanine--tRNA ligase subunit beta, with translation MKISLKWLTKYIELKEFTAAPEKLADILTNGGLEVEGIANQAKDFDHIVVGQILEKGKHPQADNLTLCKVTTGEKTHQIICGAKNHNTGDKVVVSLPGAVLPGNFAIKISKIRGIESQGMLCSDKELGLGDSQEGILILPANAPLGESFAKYAKLDDVVFDIKVTPNRADCLSHFGLAREISGLTGKTFEFPVTPFTEGRESTRKLIKVAVEDVERCPRYAGRVVQNIKVGPSPEWLKKSLESVGLRSINNVVDVTNFVMLELGQPLHAFDLNLLDGKQIIIRTAEKGEKFTTLDDKKLEFDGTELLICDLKNPIALAGVMGGLNSGVSDSTTEVFVESAYFLPSTVRRSSRRHGIDSDSSYRFSRGVDPDSVILALNRACQLLTEVAQGTVCADHYDNYPRPVVRPRIEVDLKFISARLGMTIDSIEAKRSLERIGCDVSGSGNKLLVNPPAFRGDLKLAEDLGEEILRLKGFANIPETLPSFTQEPTRDDLGYLLEYKLAYTLQACGLHQAVNLSFTSSKFESDFLTSDRGQASELGIDFSGPSVKITNPLNAELDVMRVSVVPSLVRNALHNMRHAIHCGGLFEIAPVFRKIESPDIKENRPFTEETHLAFVQWGQEPETWVKQPQVSLFYKSKGILESFLSTWQYKSFKFEALKNPPAFLHPGQSARVFVEGKPVGFIGVLHPMIADKLEVKSSMVIAELNLKTLFTGQPRLTRVKGLPKFPSMQRDVALLVPQELSAGEIKAELQKAAGNLASKCEIFDIYMGDKLPADKKSLAFRMTYQDPSRTLSDEEINASHQKTIQSVCQKFNLSVR, from the coding sequence ATGAAGATTTCATTAAAATGGCTCACTAAATATATTGAACTTAAAGAATTCACTGCGGCACCTGAAAAGCTTGCTGATATTCTTACCAATGGCGGTTTGGAAGTTGAAGGTATTGCAAATCAAGCAAAAGATTTTGATCATATTGTTGTTGGTCAAATTTTAGAAAAAGGCAAACATCCACAAGCTGATAATCTCACTTTGTGTAAAGTCACAACTGGTGAAAAAACCCATCAAATTATCTGTGGTGCAAAAAATCATAATACTGGTGATAAAGTAGTCGTTTCGTTGCCGGGTGCTGTGTTACCTGGAAATTTCGCAATTAAAATATCAAAAATTCGCGGCATCGAATCTCAAGGGATGCTTTGTTCTGATAAAGAATTAGGGCTTGGTGATTCTCAAGAAGGAATCTTGATCTTGCCTGCAAATGCGCCCCTTGGTGAGTCGTTTGCAAAGTATGCTAAACTAGATGATGTCGTTTTTGATATCAAAGTCACACCCAATCGCGCTGATTGTCTGAGTCATTTTGGTTTAGCCAGAGAAATTTCCGGACTTACAGGAAAAACTTTTGAGTTTCCCGTGACTCCTTTTACTGAGGGGCGAGAGTCTACACGAAAACTTATTAAAGTAGCCGTAGAAGATGTCGAGCGATGCCCACGTTATGCGGGGCGTGTGGTCCAAAATATAAAAGTTGGTCCAAGCCCTGAGTGGCTTAAAAAATCTTTAGAATCAGTGGGTTTAAGAAGTATCAATAATGTTGTTGATGTTACAAATTTTGTAATGCTCGAATTAGGGCAACCACTTCATGCATTTGATCTGAATTTATTAGACGGTAAACAAATTATTATTCGCACAGCTGAAAAAGGCGAAAAATTTACCACTCTTGATGATAAAAAACTTGAATTTGACGGAACAGAGCTTTTAATTTGTGATCTTAAAAACCCAATTGCACTAGCTGGTGTTATGGGTGGACTTAATAGTGGAGTGAGTGATTCTACAACGGAAGTATTTGTTGAATCGGCTTATTTTTTACCTTCGACTGTTCGTAGGTCATCTCGTCGCCATGGAATTGATAGCGATTCAAGCTATAGATTTTCTCGCGGTGTTGACCCTGACTCTGTGATTTTAGCTCTCAACCGAGCTTGCCAACTCCTTACAGAAGTTGCTCAAGGGACAGTTTGTGCTGATCACTATGATAATTATCCAAGACCTGTAGTTCGCCCACGCATTGAAGTGGATCTTAAATTTATTTCTGCACGTTTAGGTATGACGATCGATAGTATCGAAGCAAAAAGATCACTAGAGCGTATAGGGTGTGATGTTTCTGGTTCTGGAAACAAACTTTTGGTGAACCCGCCTGCATTTCGCGGCGATTTGAAACTTGCTGAAGATTTAGGCGAAGAAATTTTAAGGCTCAAAGGTTTTGCAAATATTCCAGAAACACTTCCTTCGTTTACTCAAGAGCCTACAAGAGATGATCTTGGTTATCTTTTAGAGTATAAGCTCGCCTATACTTTACAGGCATGTGGACTTCATCAAGCGGTTAATTTGAGTTTCACAAGCTCTAAATTCGAATCTGATTTTTTAACCAGCGATCGTGGCCAAGCTTCTGAGCTAGGAATTGATTTTTCTGGTCCTTCAGTAAAAATAACCAATCCGTTAAACGCTGAACTTGATGTTATGCGTGTGAGTGTTGTTCCAAGTCTTGTGCGTAATGCCCTTCATAATATGAGACACGCAATACATTGCGGCGGGCTTTTTGAAATTGCCCCTGTATTTAGAAAAATTGAAAGCCCTGATATTAAAGAAAACAGACCATTCACTGAAGAAACTCATCTTGCATTTGTGCAATGGGGGCAAGAGCCAGAAACGTGGGTGAAACAACCACAAGTTTCATTGTTTTATAAATCAAAAGGAATATTGGAATCATTCCTTTCAACTTGGCAATACAAGTCTTTTAAGTTCGAAGCTTTAAAAAATCCTCCAGCATTTTTGCATCCAGGGCAGAGTGCGCGAGTATTTGTTGAGGGAAAACCAGTAGGTTTTATCGGCGTTCTTCACCCCATGATCGCAGATAAGTTAGAAGTTAAAAGTTCGATGGTCATTGCTGAGCTGAATTTAAAAACATTATTCACCGGTCAACCACGACTTACTCGGGTGAAGGGTCTGCCAAAATTTCCGTCAATGCAAAGAGATGTGGCGCTGCTTGTTCCTCAAGAGTTATCTGCTGGTGAAATTAAAGCTGAACTACAAAAAGCTGCGGGTAATTTAGCTTCGAAATGTGAAATTTTTGATATCTATATGGGTGATAAGCTACCGGCTGATAAAAAAAGTCTAGCCTTTCGTATGACTTATCAAGATCCCAGTCGAACACTTTCTGACGAAGAAATTAATGCTTCGCATCAAAAAACTATTCAATCTGTTTGTCAAAAATTCAATCTCTCAGTACGTTAA
- the pheS gene encoding phenylalanine--tRNA ligase subunit alpha yields the protein MLDKIETLSGEAQKAIETAATTEALYEAKVRFLGKQGSFSAILKEMGKLTPEDRKTIGKRANEVRDRLESVYSEKENLLKRGELNQKLEKERIDVTLPGLSSQSGAQHPIWKVTKEMCDIFARLGFSIRTGPHIEKDFYNFDALNIPPDHASRDMQDTFYIDDGVERKPGEYSSWILRTHTSPVQIRSMLTEKPPLRIISPGGVYRSDSDMSHSPHFHQVEGLLVDENVSMGDLKGTLGFFAREFFGPSIQVRLRPSYFPFVEPGAELDASCPFCKSQGCGMCKGSGWIELGGCGMVHPSVFKSAGIEYPKWNGFAFGMGVERMAVVKYGVGHIGLFTENDLRFLEQFKS from the coding sequence ATGCTAGATAAAATCGAGACACTTTCTGGGGAAGCTCAGAAAGCAATTGAGACGGCTGCAACAACCGAAGCTTTGTATGAAGCGAAGGTGCGCTTTTTAGGTAAGCAGGGAAGTTTCTCAGCAATTCTTAAAGAAATGGGCAAGCTCACTCCCGAAGATCGTAAAACCATTGGTAAACGAGCCAATGAAGTGCGAGATCGGTTAGAGTCTGTCTATTCTGAAAAAGAAAATCTTCTCAAGCGCGGTGAGCTCAATCAAAAATTAGAAAAAGAACGCATCGACGTTACACTTCCGGGTTTAAGTTCTCAGTCGGGTGCTCAGCATCCCATCTGGAAAGTAACTAAAGAGATGTGCGATATTTTTGCACGCTTAGGCTTTTCTATTCGTACTGGCCCACACATCGAAAAAGATTTTTATAATTTTGATGCCTTAAATATTCCGCCTGATCATGCCTCACGTGATATGCAAGACACGTTTTACATTGATGATGGTGTAGAGAGAAAACCAGGAGAATATTCTTCTTGGATTTTAAGAACTCACACGAGTCCTGTCCAAATCAGAAGCATGCTTACTGAAAAGCCACCTTTAAGAATTATAAGCCCAGGTGGTGTCTATCGAAGTGATAGTGACATGTCACATTCACCACACTTTCACCAAGTAGAGGGTTTACTTGTAGATGAAAATGTTTCTATGGGTGATCTCAAAGGTACACTTGGTTTTTTTGCCCGTGAATTTTTTGGGCCCAGTATACAAGTTCGATTGCGCCCGAGTTATTTTCCGTTTGTTGAACCAGGTGCTGAGCTTGACGCGAGTTGCCCATTTTGCAAATCTCAGGGCTGTGGCATGTGCAAAGGCTCTGGTTGGATTGAACTAGGTGGCTGCGGAATGGTTCACCCCAGTGTGTTTAAATCTGCTGGAATTGAGTATCCGAAATGGAATGGTTTTGCGTTCGGAATGGGTGTTGAGCGCATGGCTGTTGTTAAGTATGGCGTTGGGCACATTGGTTTATTTACAGAAAACGACCTTCGTTTCTTGGAGCAATTTAAGTCATGA
- the rplT gene encoding 50S ribosomal protein L20 translates to MARVKRGTKARARRKKVLKRAKGYYGSNSRLFVTAQEVVDRAGVYAYRDRKVRKREFRSLWTVRINAAARLNGTTYSKLIGAITKAGITIDRKILADLAVTDPAAFSAVVKQALQVAK, encoded by the coding sequence ATGGCACGTGTAAAACGCGGTACTAAAGCCCGCGCCCGCAGAAAAAAAGTCTTAAAACGCGCAAAAGGTTATTATGGCTCGAATTCGCGCCTTTTTGTAACAGCACAAGAAGTTGTCGATAGAGCAGGCGTATATGCGTATCGTGATCGTAAAGTTCGCAAAAGAGAGTTTCGTTCACTCTGGACTGTTAGAATTAACGCAGCAGCAAGATTAAACGGAACAACTTATTCAAAACTCATTGGTGCTATCACAAAAGCAGGTATCACTATTGACCGTAAAATCTTAGCTGACCTGGCTGTTACTGACCCCGCTGCTTTTAGCGCCGTGGTAAAACAAGCACTTCAGGTAGCAAAGTAA
- the rpmI gene encoding 50S ribosomal protein L35, giving the protein MKMKTNKGAAKRMRKTASGKIKRKGAFGRHIMRSKNAKRKRHMKQTMYVHDANIYNAERLLPNG; this is encoded by the coding sequence ATGAAGATGAAAACAAATAAAGGTGCCGCAAAAAGAATGCGCAAAACCGCATCTGGTAAGATTAAAAGAAAAGGTGCATTCGGTCGTCACATCATGCGCTCTAAGAATGCAAAAAGAAAGCGTCACATGAAACAGACGATGTATGTTCATGATGCAAATATTTATAATGCGGAACGATTACTTCCGAACGGGTAA
- the infC gene encoding translation initiation factor IF-3, with translation MSKKLRVNYEIKVPMIRVIDDEGKMLGVFQVADAVKMAFDKGLDLIEIAPEANPPTCKMMDFGKYKYQLKKKAAESRKKQVIITVKEIQFRPNTDQHDIDFKVRHILEFLKEGDKCRIIVTFRGREVTHSDIGRALLHKIIAMLGESCVIEQNPIIEGKKMSMLVAPAGTGKPVAPKPVVARPANPSNPVAQTGTATNSAPVASKAVGSVGDVKK, from the coding sequence ATCTCAAAAAAGTTAAGGGTTAATTACGAGATCAAGGTTCCCATGATTAGAGTCATCGATGATGAAGGTAAAATGCTTGGTGTATTCCAAGTAGCCGATGCTGTAAAAATGGCCTTTGATAAGGGATTGGACTTAATTGAAATCGCTCCTGAAGCAAACCCACCCACCTGTAAAATGATGGATTTCGGGAAATATAAGTACCAGCTCAAGAAAAAAGCTGCAGAGAGTAGAAAAAAACAAGTCATTATCACGGTTAAAGAGATTCAATTCAGACCCAATACTGATCAGCATGATATCGATTTTAAGGTTCGCCACATCCTAGAATTTCTCAAAGAAGGCGATAAATGCCGTATCATCGTGACTTTTAGAGGCCGGGAAGTAACCCATTCTGATATCGGAAGAGCCCTTTTACACAAAATTATTGCTATGCTTGGGGAGTCCTGTGTTATAGAACAGAACCCGATTATAGAAGGTAAAAAGATGAGTATGCTTGTGGCACCTGCAGGAACCGGAAAACCGGTAGCGCCAAAGCCAGTTGTGGCAAGACCAGCAAACCCATCTAACCCTGTAGCGCAAACGGGAACAGCGACAAACTCAGCACCTGTAGCGAGTAAAGCTGTAGGCAGCGTAGGAGATGTGAAAAAATGA
- the thrS gene encoding threonine--tRNA ligase, whose translation MSAIKITLPDNSIRELPKAVSIGEFAAMIGPGLAKSAVAGKIDGALVDIRTILDKNCKLEIVTLQNPESHEVIRHSAAHIMAQAVQEIWPEVKITIGPVIENGFFYDLDSPRNFVPEDLEKIEKAMQKIVEVNHPITKEMVPIAKAIEIFKKMGERFKVEIIEDLKTKGEVEVSLYHQGNWFDLCRGPHVPSTGFLKAFKLLSIAGAYWRGDEKNPMLQRIYGTAFSNKKDLEAYLNQLEEAKKRDHRKLGKELNLFMFHPLAPAMPFFFPKGTVIYNEIMKFIRELYVEHGYEEVITPQIYDVDLYHTSGHYENYRENMYFTQIDEREFSMKPMNCPGHCLMYSAGRRSYRELPWRVADFGRLHRNERAGVVHGLARVRSFSQDDAHIFCRVDQIPDEIVKFISFLNQVYTTLGFDKYQVFFSTRPEKRAGSDKNWDKAENALETGLKNLKIDYKINAGDGAFYGPKLDVMVTDAIGRAWQLGTLQCDFTMPERFKLEYIGEDNKPHIPVMLHRAIVGSFERFLGVYIEHCAGSFPTWVAPVQAVLINITSNQEAYTKEVEQMLRSEGLRVTADLRNEKLGYKIREAQLQKVPYMLIIGDQEVQNRTLSVRLKAGKELKGIAIDEFKTKILTEIKARSLTSIFADV comes from the coding sequence ATGTCGGCTATCAAAATAACTTTACCTGACAATTCCATACGTGAACTTCCTAAAGCTGTCTCCATCGGCGAATTTGCTGCAATGATCGGCCCGGGCCTTGCGAAAAGTGCCGTCGCGGGTAAAATTGATGGCGCACTTGTCGATATACGCACGATCCTTGATAAAAACTGCAAACTTGAAATCGTGACCTTACAAAATCCCGAATCCCATGAAGTCATTCGCCATTCAGCGGCACATATTATGGCTCAAGCTGTTCAAGAAATTTGGCCCGAAGTAAAAATTACTATCGGCCCTGTAATTGAGAATGGTTTTTTCTATGATCTAGATTCACCTCGAAATTTTGTGCCCGAAGATCTAGAGAAAATCGAAAAAGCCATGCAGAAAATCGTTGAGGTTAACCACCCTATAACAAAAGAAATGGTGCCTATAGCTAAGGCGATTGAAATTTTTAAAAAAATGGGCGAGCGCTTTAAAGTCGAAATTATCGAAGATCTAAAAACCAAAGGTGAAGTTGAAGTTAGTCTTTATCATCAAGGCAATTGGTTTGATCTTTGTCGGGGGCCTCATGTTCCTAGTACTGGGTTTTTAAAAGCGTTCAAACTTTTATCAATCGCAGGCGCTTACTGGCGCGGTGATGAAAAAAACCCGATGCTACAAAGAATTTACGGAACAGCTTTTTCAAATAAAAAAGATCTTGAAGCGTACCTAAATCAACTTGAAGAAGCAAAAAAACGCGATCACAGAAAACTTGGAAAAGAATTAAATCTTTTTATGTTTCATCCACTGGCTCCAGCAATGCCATTTTTCTTTCCTAAGGGCACCGTGATCTATAATGAAATTATGAAGTTTATTCGTGAACTCTATGTTGAGCATGGCTATGAAGAAGTCATCACCCCGCAAATTTACGACGTAGATCTTTATCATACCTCTGGGCACTACGAAAACTATCGCGAGAACATGTATTTTACCCAAATTGACGAGCGTGAGTTTTCAATGAAGCCCATGAATTGCCCGGGTCATTGTCTCATGTATTCAGCGGGCAGACGGTCGTATCGTGAACTTCCTTGGCGTGTAGCTGATTTTGGACGCCTGCACCGTAATGAACGTGCTGGTGTTGTGCATGGGCTTGCTCGTGTGCGAAGCTTCTCTCAAGATGACGCTCATATTTTTTGCAGAGTTGATCAAATACCAGATGAAATCGTGAAATTTATCAGTTTTTTAAACCAAGTTTATACCACATTGGGTTTTGATAAGTACCAAGTCTTCTTTTCTACTCGCCCAGAAAAACGCGCCGGTAGCGATAAAAATTGGGATAAAGCAGAAAATGCCCTCGAGACGGGGCTTAAGAATTTAAAAATCGATTATAAAATTAATGCTGGTGACGGGGCCTTTTACGGACCAAAACTTGATGTCATGGTCACAGACGCAATTGGGCGCGCATGGCAATTAGGAACACTGCAGTGTGATTTTACAATGCCTGAAAGATTTAAGCTTGAGTACATCGGCGAAGACAATAAGCCTCATATACCTGTTATGCTCCACCGTGCGATTGTGGGTTCATTTGAAAGATTCTTGGGTGTATACATCGAACACTGTGCTGGTAGCTTTCCTACTTGGGTAGCACCTGTGCAAGCGGTTCTCATTAACATTACAAGTAATCAAGAGGCGTACACAAAAGAAGTAGAGCAGATGTTAAGAAGTGAAGGCCTAAGAGTTACGGCTGATCTGCGCAATGAAAAATTAGGATATAAAATTCGTGAAGCTCAGCTACAAAAGGTGCCCTACATGCTAATCATCGGTGATCAAGAGGTTCAAAACCGTACCTTATCAGTGCGATTGAAAGCCGGTAAAGAGCTCAAGGGTATTGCGATAGATGAGTTTAAGACGAAGATTTTAACTGAAATTAAGGCGAGAAGCCTAACCAGCATTTTTGCCGATGTTTAA
- a CDS encoding branched-chain amino acid aminotransferase, protein MDIIKCEKKPKAQYPLHPRFGTIFAPHMLRMNFTADDLNNLKPEIVPFEQEYFSPATIAFHYGQSIFEGLKAYQIKGGGVASFRADLHAARFMKSSARMAMPVIGEKVFLDCLREYVRFENESVPHEPDHSLYLRPLLFGRDEVIKVGRSKTYSFYILATMAGSYFHGGSAKPARVLVNRQFVRAFPGGLGEIKTAANYASSLGPQSYAETHQCDQVLYLDALKHEFIDELGGMNFFMIRDGELVTPSLTGTILNGVTRRSILEIAPGLGLTIREEPISFTQMLKDILSGRVTETFACGTAAVVHTIGELVVQDSIEQKPEVIKLPDAHPIGDKILTTLKAMQRGEIKAPGDWLFQ, encoded by the coding sequence ATGGACATAATCAAATGTGAAAAAAAACCTAAAGCTCAGTACCCACTTCACCCCCGCTTTGGAACAATCTTTGCCCCTCATATGTTAAGAATGAATTTTACCGCTGATGATTTAAACAATCTCAAACCTGAGATTGTTCCCTTTGAACAGGAATACTTCTCACCTGCAACAATTGCATTTCATTATGGCCAAAGTATTTTTGAGGGGCTTAAAGCATATCAAATTAAAGGTGGAGGAGTTGCATCTTTTAGAGCTGATCTTCACGCAGCGCGGTTTATGAAATCATCAGCCCGCATGGCAATGCCCGTAATTGGTGAAAAGGTTTTTCTAGATTGTTTGCGTGAATATGTACGTTTTGAAAATGAATCAGTTCCACACGAACCTGATCATTCACTTTATTTACGACCCTTGTTATTTGGTCGTGATGAAGTCATTAAAGTTGGGCGCTCAAAAACTTATAGCTTTTATATTTTAGCAACAATGGCCGGAAGTTACTTTCACGGCGGTTCAGCAAAACCCGCGCGTGTTTTAGTCAATCGACAATTTGTACGCGCATTTCCCGGTGGCTTAGGTGAAATTAAAACTGCTGCAAATTATGCCTCAAGCCTTGGCCCTCAATCTTATGCAGAAACCCATCAATGTGATCAGGTTTTGTATCTTGATGCCTTAAAACACGAATTTATTGATGAGTTAGGTGGAATGAATTTTTTTATGATTCGAGATGGTGAACTTGTAACTCCAAGTCTCACAGGCACTATTTTAAATGGTGTTACAAGACGATCAATTTTAGAAATAGCTCCTGGTCTTGGACTCACAATTCGTGAAGAACCTATTTCATTTACTCAAATGCTAAAAGACATTCTTTCAGGTCGTGTCACAGAGACTTTTGCCTGTGGAACCGCAGCCGTTGTTCACACCATCGGTGAACTTGTGGTGCAAGATTCTATAGAGCAAAAACCAGAGGTCATTAAACTTCCCGATGCTCACCCTATTGGCGATAAAATCTTAACAACTTTAAAAGCTATGCAAAGAGGCGAAATTAAAGCCCCTGGCGATTGGCTTTTTCAATAA
- a CDS encoding alpha/beta hydrolase-fold protein, whose product MFVRLLCLIFCVLFLSDTTFATQGDLQSEPILNFKLSTGISKQKVYLATELFRWDKTAFPMIETAQGEYSISISKPWLYKLEYKFIIDEKWITDPGNLNQTPDSLGSYNSYLNLDFQDDHLLSKHEHTPGVIKTQLLLKDLEGAKRKITTITPNVSLNERSIVAVYFQDGQDYLEKSGIENLLANLSLDKDMPIIVGVFIPPKDRFREYGELNLKNRYVDFLSDVVVPAIEKQFKYKNTNQQRLLIGSSLGGLISLYTGLTRPEIFGAVAVQSGSFWYRDHEIMQILKKSTAQKLELFIDVGFYEGILQDSELMLDTNRNVAKLAKSRGYNVYFAEYPTTHDWIAWRNRLSKILMAFYKQPAGTTHARTF is encoded by the coding sequence ATGTTCGTTCGCCTTTTGTGTCTGATTTTCTGTGTTCTGTTTTTAAGCGACACAACTTTTGCGACCCAAGGTGATTTACAATCAGAGCCGATATTAAATTTCAAATTGAGCACCGGTATTTCCAAGCAAAAAGTATATTTAGCAACTGAGCTTTTCCGCTGGGATAAAACTGCATTTCCCATGATCGAAACTGCACAGGGCGAATATTCTATTTCGATTTCAAAACCTTGGCTTTACAAACTTGAATATAAATTTATCATCGATGAAAAATGGATTACTGACCCCGGTAATCTAAATCAAACTCCAGATAGTTTAGGAAGTTATAATTCTTACTTAAATCTTGATTTTCAAGATGATCATCTGCTTTCAAAACACGAACACACACCTGGTGTTATTAAAACTCAACTTTTATTAAAAGATCTTGAAGGAGCTAAAAGAAAAATCACAACTATTACGCCAAACGTGAGTTTAAATGAACGTTCAATTGTTGCCGTATACTTTCAAGATGGTCAGGATTATTTAGAAAAATCTGGGATAGAGAATCTATTAGCAAACTTGTCTTTAGATAAAGATATGCCCATTATTGTTGGGGTTTTTATTCCTCCTAAAGATCGATTCCGTGAATATGGAGAATTAAATCTCAAAAATCGCTATGTCGATTTTTTATCTGACGTTGTAGTACCGGCCATTGAAAAACAGTTTAAGTATAAAAACACAAATCAACAACGCCTCCTTATAGGTTCTTCCCTGGGTGGCCTCATCTCACTTTACACGGGTCTCACCCGCCCTGAAATATTTGGCGCCGTTGCCGTCCAATCTGGGTCATTTTGGTACCGTGACCACGAAATCATGCAAATTTTAAAAAAGTCTACAGCTCAAAAACTTGAACTTTTTATTGACGTTGGCTTTTATGAAGGCATATTACAAGATAGTGAACTTATGTTAGATACAAATCGAAATGTCGCAAAGCTTGCGAAATCACGTGGGTACAATGTGTACTTTGCTGAGTATCCCACAACTCATGATTGGATTGCCTGGCGCAATCGGTTGAGTAAAATATTAATGGCTTTTTACAAACAGCCAGCTGGAACCACACATGCTCGGACTTTTTAA